Proteins co-encoded in one Bombus pyrosoma isolate SC7728 linkage group LG4, ASM1482585v1, whole genome shotgun sequence genomic window:
- the LOC122567175 gene encoding flagellar attachment zone protein 1 isoform X1 — MGAAGSSSSAPFSSAALRRQSEETFVYGTEESCYPEYANENIRQRTRTSAFDVGEEPRSQGPSPYATFRSEERSSQRPSAPSLSNLRSPRRETLLTYAAQMTGWQTAEEHSPSFSQQNQKAMEVISQLAMANQQLASANTATLANLEALYMELSRERELRRRVVSSEALDEALRKRLTMDEERDDEDEDERRRMEIRIERLESLLRKIRSRIERLETVVKTRGFDREDERQCSTSICDSKEIQDSNCRQTIDDLCDRLPNSIEVPEHEFKTQVDEARAKTVSRVSVAYVEEDVRSSKWNDGDRSNLHLKKSKVEAREGRIEDEVEQGVDKKEVTRLLEEVERLMAERSEYQCENERLVKELTEEKAIVRKLTKAYKEAKTRHEEAESSLEERRQEYENLMTKFDVATKETERLLKEIDNFNVLKGTAEAKISSLEQDLQKSLLEKEEIINIESQRSSELKAQLSEEISDKKKQIKALEDALDEIQRLKETIKTERKDEDDDDLKEDVGPIESIDDPQESPPVDRTTNIEDFKKELIVKREARQRAIAAVSSEMERLRRELDAEKEAHSETSRMLDLLRSAQKDEQAQTIAANDRLKKSREKDEKASERELAAQRLEAQRLTSILKISDELRNDIRIQMDKVDDLRYHLETEPDQHRYRIRCLSDITNRSREAVYFRERAANDLKDHLAEILLQLGDRSFLEQKDDVGLECERQLENINSLKSLYNERLKVLNELKETAVRELAETRVRLDHSLKKCECLEEDLKKADEKIDTQDTEISNLESQLGLTKADCRDLQNQMSLINSLFTQMLLGATSADMDLDRLTQLLQENHDLICNMAREEGTEAAALPKLLLDLIEQVEGSKPSQKRADGENGTEVEAEKKEDDLQQEDIAHNLPKVWRVLLELLSCHAECAPSASAASSSDPNICYKSVDTPAGPRLVISVSKTYIRLKELILEKKHLEKEMNRMKQLNVHLECKLGEQEKRLSTVSAELSKTWTIVDRMQAQHHQLHTHEKILRYELQQKRKMLQELKQELEYCREKWESARQKNTNTELEWRSLRREFAARKALASHDSFNNSAESGFSDERGDDTDEEDNAVEGRIRLGPRRRPRKESPRAPTPDTESEQPTDTELSEPKTGSSATLEQRTPTPETEAELDEAEVAEVTLNAESINESPLIPGSPQESLNPLDQALTNVIQNLIGIESSINVTSATFEAANDESVTEDIKGDHMVPTIESWSTSLPEPEGVIVKDANKAFGLNAPVQTHSGSSSIAMEDARSTTNTDGEKEKNEDSSKLSTSYVPSATSVVNTQPVFSIGPFPPSSVAPSIVKNVQFSDPLIVGPSNRFFAPVFGASLSNGQVSSSFDTPTSEDVVGSKEKRPTKPMESVVDSDNVSVGSSSSIETVKEFATTESASSSSPGETGKRDASSAEAGGSEKQEDRKVPGAKSRTPEEALAAREDRLKRLEEQAKWLMNKMNATNRRGSALSTRLEELHEVYGEPPVPPPMPDVLPSRRLRTTLSDLPRQLQNDVSDDCVIVQVPESSTTEDAKNTEKPDSSGVPNEPPPDNAS, encoded by the exons ATGGGTGCGGCTGGCAGTAGTAGCAGCGCACCGTTCTCGTCGGCAGCTTTGAGGAGACAAAGCGAGGAGACGTTTGTCTACGGGACGGAGGAATCCTGCTATCCGGAATACGCGAACGAAAATATACGACAAAGGACGAGGACCAGCGCGTTCGACGTGGGTGAAGAACCTCGATCGCag GGTCCAAGTCCTTACGCGACCTTCAGAAGCGAAGAACGTTCCAGTCAAAGACCATCAGCACCGAGTTTGTCGAACTTGCGATCCCCACGACGAGAAACTTTG TTGACGTACGCCGCGCAGATGACAGGTTGGCAGACGGCCGAGGAACATAGCCCTTCGTTCTCTCAGCAGAACCAAAAGGCTATGGAGGTGATCTCGCAGCTTGCTATGGCCAATCAGCAGTTGGCTTCCGCGAACACGGCGACTCTAGCCAATTTGGAGGCACTGTACATGGAGTTATCGAGAGAAAGGGAACTGAGAAGACGGGTAGTTTCTTCAGAAGCGCTGGACGAAGCTTTGAGGAAGAGACTGACGATGGACGAGGAAAGAGATGACGAAGATGAAGATGAAAGGCGTAGGATGGAGATTAGGATCGAGAGATTGGAAAGCCTCTTAAGGAAGATTCGTTCGAGGATAGAAAGGCTGGAGACGGTGGTGAAGACTCGAGGATTCGATAGAGAAGACGAAAGACAATGTTCTACGAGTATCTGTGATTCAAAGGAGATTCAAGACTCGAATTGTCGACAAACAATCGATGATCTGTGTGATAGGCTTCCAAATAGCATCGAAGTACCTGAACACGAATTTAAAACGCAAGTGGACGAGGCTCGAGCAAAGACTGTTTCTAGAGTAAGCGTCGCATACGTCGAGGAAGATGTTAGAAGCTCCAAGTGGAACGATGGTGATCGTTCGAATTTGCATTTAAAGAAATCGAAGGTTGAAGCGAGAGAAGGTAGAAtagaggatgaagtggaacaGGGTGTAGATAAGAAAGAAGTGACGAGGTTGTTGGAGGAAGTCGAAAGACTGATGGCTGAGCGATCAGAGTATCAATGTGAGAACGAGAGGCTGGTGAAAGAGCTGACGGAGGAGAAGGCGATAGTGAGGAAGCTGACGAAGGCTTACAAG GAAGCAAAAACGCGACACGAGGAAGCGGAATCGAGCTTGGAAGAGCGCAGACAAGAGTACGAAAATTTAATGACAAAGTTCGACGTCGCTACGAAGGAAACGGAGAGATTGTTGAAGGAAATCGATAACTTTAACGTGTTAAAGGGCACTGCCGAAGCGAAGATCTCCAGTCTCGAGCAAGATCTGCAGAAGTCGTTGctagaaaaagaggaaatcaTAAATATCGAGAGCCAGAGATCTTCGGAATTAAAAGCACAGCTGTCGGAAGAGATATCCGATAAGAAGAAGCAGATAAAGGCTCTCGAGGACGCTTTGGACGAGATTCAAAGACTGAAGGAGACTATCAAGACTGAGAGAAAGGACGAGGATGATGACGATCTGAAGGAAGACGTTG GTCCGATCGAATCGATAGACGATCCGCAAGAAAGTCCGCCTGTCGACCGCACGACGAACATAGAAGATTTCAAAAAGGAATTAATCGTGAAGAGGGAGGCAAGGCAAAGAGCAATAGCAGCAGTTTCGTCGGAAATGGAGCGGCTTAGACGAGAATTAGACGCGGAGAAGGAGGCTCATTCGGAAACTTCGAGAATGTTGGATCTTTTAAGGTCCGCGCAGAAAGATGAACAAGCTCAAACAATCGCGGCAAATGACAGATTGAAGAAGTCTAGAGAGAAAGATGAGAAAGCAAGCGAACGCGAATTGGCCGCGCAACGTCTAGAAGCTCAACGACTAACGAgcattttaaaa aTATCCGACGAGCTAAGGAACGACATCCGCATTCAAATGGACAAGGTGGACGATCTGCGATACCATTTGGAGACTGAACCGGATCAGCATCGGTACCGCATCCGTTGCTTGTCGGATATAACCAACCGGTCGCGAGAGGCCGTTTACTTCAGGGAACGTGCTGCCAACGATCTGAAGGACCATCTAGCAGAGATTCTGCTGCAACTTGGGGACAGAAGCTTCTTAGAACAGAAGGACGACGTTGGCCTGGAGTGCGAACGTCAGCTGGAGAATATCAATAGCTTGAAGAGCCTCTACAACGAGAGGCTGAAAGTGCTGAACGAACTGAAGGAGACGGCAGTAAGAGAGTTAGCTGAAACTAGGGTCAGATTGGATCACTCGTTGAAAAAGTGCGAGTGCTTGGAGGAAGATCTAAAGAAGGCTGACGAGAAG ATCGACACGCAGGATACGGAAATATCAAATTTGGAGTCGCAGTTGGGACTCACCAAAGCGGACTGCAGAGATCTTCAAAATCAGATGTCTCTGATTAATAGCTTGTTTACGCAGATGCTGTTGGGTGCTACCTCTGCCGACATGGATCTCGATCGACTGACTCAGTTACTTCAG GAGAATCACGACCTGATCTGCAACATGGCGAGAGAGGAAGGCACCGAGGCCGCCGCGCTTCCTAAGCTTCTTCTCGATTTAATCGAGCAAGTCGAGGGCAGCAAACCGTCTCAGAAACGCGCTGACGGAGAGAACGGAACCGAGGTCGAAgcagagaaaaaggaagacgaCTTACAACAAGAAGACATAGCTCACAATCTACCTAAA GTTTGGCGTGTCTTGTTGGAGTTGCTGAGCTGTCACGCAGAATGTGCTCCGTCCGCTTCAGCGGCATCCTCTTCGGACCCCAATATCTGTTACAAGTCAGTCGACACTCCAGCTGGTCCTAGATTGGTGATTTCAGTCAGCAAAACGTATATTCGcctaaaagaattaatattagaaaagaaacacTTGGAGAAGGAGATGAATCGAATGAAACAGTTGAACGTTCATTTAGAATGTAAACTCGGTGAACAG GAAAAGCGATTATCGACGGTGTCGGCGGAATTAAGCAAAACCTGGACGATAGTCGATCGAATGCAAGCACAACATCATCAGTTGCACACGCACGAGAAGATTCTTCGATACGAGTTGCAGCAGAAGCGAAAAATGTTACAAGAATTGAAGCAGGAATTGGAGTATTGCCGCGAGAAATGGGAATCCGCTAGACAGAAGAACACGAACACGGAATTAGAGTGGAGAAGTTTGAGAAGAGAGTTTGCAGCCAGAAAAGCTCTAGCTTCTCATGATTCTTTCAACAATAG TGCGGAAAGTGGGTTCAGCGATGAACGAGGGGATGATACCGACGAAGAAGACAACGCTGTGGAAGGAAGAATTAGATTAGGTCCACGCAGAAGACCGCGAAAG GAGAGTCCTCGAGCACCGACACCAGACACAGAATCAGAGCAACCGACCGACACCGAGCTATCCGAGCCAAAGACAGGTTCCTCAGCGACACTGGAGCAACGAACGCCTACTCCAGAAACAGAAGCAGAGCTAGACGAGGCCGAAGTCGCGGAGGTAACCCTAAATGCTGAATCCATAAACGAGTCACCA TTGATCCCAGGAAGTCCACAAGAATCGCTAAATCCCCTGGACCAGGCTCTGACAAACGTCATCCAGAATCTCATAGGAATCGAGAGCAGTATAAACGTGACGTCAGCAACCTTCGAAGCTGCAAACGATGAAAGTGTGACAGAAGACATCAAGGGCGATCATATGGTACCAACCATCGAATCTTGGTCTACAAGTCTTCCAGAGCCTGAAGGAGTCATCGTGAAAGACGCCAACAAAGCTTTCGGTCTCAATGCTCCAGTACAAACTCACAGTGGATCGTCATCGATCGCAATGGAAGATGCTCGAAGCACGACGAATACGGACggtgagaaagaaaagaacgaagacTCCTCAAAATTGTCCACATCCTATGTACCTAGTGCAACCAGTGTAGTCAACACACAGCCTGTGTTCTCTATTGGGCCCTTTCCTCCGTCCAGCGTGGCACCTTCGATCGTGAAAAACGTCCAATTCAGCGATCCCTTGATCGTCGGTCCATCTAATCGATTTTTTGCTCCAGTTTTCGGCGCGTCGTTGTCAAACGGACAAGTTTCCTCGTCTTTCGACACGCCGACAAGCGAGGATGTGGTGGGTTCTAAGGAAAAACGACCCACCAAACCAATGGAAAGCGTTGTCGATTCGGATAACGTTTCTGTGGGCTCTTCGTCGAGCATAGAGACTGTCAAAGAGTTTGCCACGACAGAATCTGCTTCGTCGAGTTCACCAGGTGAAACTGGAAAACGAGACGCGAGTTCGGCAGAAGCTGGTGGATCTGAAAAACAGGAAGACAGGAAGGTTCCTGGTGCAAAGAGTAGGACACCGGAAGAAGCTTTAGCTGCCAGGGAAGATAGGTTGAAAAGATTGGAAGAGCAGGCGAAATGGTTGATGAATAAAATGAACGCGACCAATAGAAGAGGTTCTGCGTTGAGTACTAGGTTAGAGGAGCTTCATGAAGTCTATGGGGAACCGCCTGTTCCTCCTCCCATGCCTGATGTCCTACCTAGTCGAAGGTTAAGGACTACTTTGTCGGATCTACCTCGTCAG ttaCAGAACGACGTATCTGATGACTGTGTTATTGTTCAGGTACCTGAATCATCGACCACCGAGGACGCCAAAAATACCGAGAAGCCCGACTCGAGTGGCGTTCCTAACGAACCACCACCCGATAACGCGTCTTGA
- the LOC122567175 gene encoding flagellar attachment zone protein 1 isoform X4 — protein MTGWQTAEEHSPSFSQQNQKAMEVISQLAMANQQLASANTATLANLEALYMELSRERELRRRVVSSEALDEALRKRLTMDEERDDEDEDERRRMEIRIERLESLLRKIRSRIERLETVVKTRGFDREDERQCSTSICDSKEIQDSNCRQTIDDLCDRLPNSIEVPEHEFKTQVDEARAKTVSRVSVAYVEEDVRSSKWNDGDRSNLHLKKSKVEAREGRIEDEVEQGVDKKEVTRLLEEVERLMAERSEYQCENERLVKELTEEKAIVRKLTKAYKEAKTRHEEAESSLEERRQEYENLMTKFDVATKETERLLKEIDNFNVLKGTAEAKISSLEQDLQKSLLEKEEIINIESQRSSELKAQLSEEISDKKKQIKALEDALDEIQRLKETIKTERKDEDDDDLKEDVGPIESIDDPQESPPVDRTTNIEDFKKELIVKREARQRAIAAVSSEMERLRRELDAEKEAHSETSRMLDLLRSAQKDEQAQTIAANDRLKKSREKDEKASERELAAQRLEAQRLTSILKISDELRNDIRIQMDKVDDLRYHLETEPDQHRYRIRCLSDITNRSREAVYFRERAANDLKDHLAEILLQLGDRSFLEQKDDVGLECERQLENINSLKSLYNERLKVLNELKETAVRELAETRVRLDHSLKKCECLEEDLKKADEKIDTQDTEISNLESQLGLTKADCRDLQNQMSLINSLFTQMLLGATSADMDLDRLTQLLQENHDLICNMAREEGTEAAALPKLLLDLIEQVEGSKPSQKRADGENGTEVEAEKKEDDLQQEDIAHNLPKVWRVLLELLSCHAECAPSASAASSSDPNICYKSVDTPAGPRLVISVSKTYIRLKELILEKKHLEKEMNRMKQLNVHLECKLGEQEKRLSTVSAELSKTWTIVDRMQAQHHQLHTHEKILRYELQQKRKMLQELKQELEYCREKWESARQKNTNTELEWRSLRREFAARKALASHDSFNNSAESGFSDERGDDTDEEDNAVEGRIRLGPRRRPRKESPRAPTPDTESEQPTDTELSEPKTGSSATLEQRTPTPETEAELDEAEVAEVTLNAESINESPLIPGSPQESLNPLDQALTNVIQNLIGIESSINVTSATFEAANDESVTEDIKGDHMVPTIESWSTSLPEPEGVIVKDANKAFGLNAPVQTHSGSSSIAMEDARSTTNTDGEKEKNEDSSKLSTSYVPSATSVVNTQPVFSIGPFPPSSVAPSIVKNVQFSDPLIVGPSNRFFAPVFGASLSNGQVSSSFDTPTSEDVVGSKEKRPTKPMESVVDSDNVSVGSSSSIETVKEFATTESASSSSPGETGKRDASSAEAGGSEKQEDRKVPGAKSRTPEEALAAREDRLKRLEEQAKWLMNKMNATNRRGSALSTRLEELHEVYGEPPVPPPMPDVLPSRRLRTTLSDLPRQLQNDVSDDCVIVQVPESSTTEDAKNTEKPDSSGVPNEPPPDNAS, from the exons ATGACAGGTTGGCAGACGGCCGAGGAACATAGCCCTTCGTTCTCTCAGCAGAACCAAAAGGCTATGGAGGTGATCTCGCAGCTTGCTATGGCCAATCAGCAGTTGGCTTCCGCGAACACGGCGACTCTAGCCAATTTGGAGGCACTGTACATGGAGTTATCGAGAGAAAGGGAACTGAGAAGACGGGTAGTTTCTTCAGAAGCGCTGGACGAAGCTTTGAGGAAGAGACTGACGATGGACGAGGAAAGAGATGACGAAGATGAAGATGAAAGGCGTAGGATGGAGATTAGGATCGAGAGATTGGAAAGCCTCTTAAGGAAGATTCGTTCGAGGATAGAAAGGCTGGAGACGGTGGTGAAGACTCGAGGATTCGATAGAGAAGACGAAAGACAATGTTCTACGAGTATCTGTGATTCAAAGGAGATTCAAGACTCGAATTGTCGACAAACAATCGATGATCTGTGTGATAGGCTTCCAAATAGCATCGAAGTACCTGAACACGAATTTAAAACGCAAGTGGACGAGGCTCGAGCAAAGACTGTTTCTAGAGTAAGCGTCGCATACGTCGAGGAAGATGTTAGAAGCTCCAAGTGGAACGATGGTGATCGTTCGAATTTGCATTTAAAGAAATCGAAGGTTGAAGCGAGAGAAGGTAGAAtagaggatgaagtggaacaGGGTGTAGATAAGAAAGAAGTGACGAGGTTGTTGGAGGAAGTCGAAAGACTGATGGCTGAGCGATCAGAGTATCAATGTGAGAACGAGAGGCTGGTGAAAGAGCTGACGGAGGAGAAGGCGATAGTGAGGAAGCTGACGAAGGCTTACAAG GAAGCAAAAACGCGACACGAGGAAGCGGAATCGAGCTTGGAAGAGCGCAGACAAGAGTACGAAAATTTAATGACAAAGTTCGACGTCGCTACGAAGGAAACGGAGAGATTGTTGAAGGAAATCGATAACTTTAACGTGTTAAAGGGCACTGCCGAAGCGAAGATCTCCAGTCTCGAGCAAGATCTGCAGAAGTCGTTGctagaaaaagaggaaatcaTAAATATCGAGAGCCAGAGATCTTCGGAATTAAAAGCACAGCTGTCGGAAGAGATATCCGATAAGAAGAAGCAGATAAAGGCTCTCGAGGACGCTTTGGACGAGATTCAAAGACTGAAGGAGACTATCAAGACTGAGAGAAAGGACGAGGATGATGACGATCTGAAGGAAGACGTTG GTCCGATCGAATCGATAGACGATCCGCAAGAAAGTCCGCCTGTCGACCGCACGACGAACATAGAAGATTTCAAAAAGGAATTAATCGTGAAGAGGGAGGCAAGGCAAAGAGCAATAGCAGCAGTTTCGTCGGAAATGGAGCGGCTTAGACGAGAATTAGACGCGGAGAAGGAGGCTCATTCGGAAACTTCGAGAATGTTGGATCTTTTAAGGTCCGCGCAGAAAGATGAACAAGCTCAAACAATCGCGGCAAATGACAGATTGAAGAAGTCTAGAGAGAAAGATGAGAAAGCAAGCGAACGCGAATTGGCCGCGCAACGTCTAGAAGCTCAACGACTAACGAgcattttaaaa aTATCCGACGAGCTAAGGAACGACATCCGCATTCAAATGGACAAGGTGGACGATCTGCGATACCATTTGGAGACTGAACCGGATCAGCATCGGTACCGCATCCGTTGCTTGTCGGATATAACCAACCGGTCGCGAGAGGCCGTTTACTTCAGGGAACGTGCTGCCAACGATCTGAAGGACCATCTAGCAGAGATTCTGCTGCAACTTGGGGACAGAAGCTTCTTAGAACAGAAGGACGACGTTGGCCTGGAGTGCGAACGTCAGCTGGAGAATATCAATAGCTTGAAGAGCCTCTACAACGAGAGGCTGAAAGTGCTGAACGAACTGAAGGAGACGGCAGTAAGAGAGTTAGCTGAAACTAGGGTCAGATTGGATCACTCGTTGAAAAAGTGCGAGTGCTTGGAGGAAGATCTAAAGAAGGCTGACGAGAAG ATCGACACGCAGGATACGGAAATATCAAATTTGGAGTCGCAGTTGGGACTCACCAAAGCGGACTGCAGAGATCTTCAAAATCAGATGTCTCTGATTAATAGCTTGTTTACGCAGATGCTGTTGGGTGCTACCTCTGCCGACATGGATCTCGATCGACTGACTCAGTTACTTCAG GAGAATCACGACCTGATCTGCAACATGGCGAGAGAGGAAGGCACCGAGGCCGCCGCGCTTCCTAAGCTTCTTCTCGATTTAATCGAGCAAGTCGAGGGCAGCAAACCGTCTCAGAAACGCGCTGACGGAGAGAACGGAACCGAGGTCGAAgcagagaaaaaggaagacgaCTTACAACAAGAAGACATAGCTCACAATCTACCTAAA GTTTGGCGTGTCTTGTTGGAGTTGCTGAGCTGTCACGCAGAATGTGCTCCGTCCGCTTCAGCGGCATCCTCTTCGGACCCCAATATCTGTTACAAGTCAGTCGACACTCCAGCTGGTCCTAGATTGGTGATTTCAGTCAGCAAAACGTATATTCGcctaaaagaattaatattagaaaagaaacacTTGGAGAAGGAGATGAATCGAATGAAACAGTTGAACGTTCATTTAGAATGTAAACTCGGTGAACAG GAAAAGCGATTATCGACGGTGTCGGCGGAATTAAGCAAAACCTGGACGATAGTCGATCGAATGCAAGCACAACATCATCAGTTGCACACGCACGAGAAGATTCTTCGATACGAGTTGCAGCAGAAGCGAAAAATGTTACAAGAATTGAAGCAGGAATTGGAGTATTGCCGCGAGAAATGGGAATCCGCTAGACAGAAGAACACGAACACGGAATTAGAGTGGAGAAGTTTGAGAAGAGAGTTTGCAGCCAGAAAAGCTCTAGCTTCTCATGATTCTTTCAACAATAG TGCGGAAAGTGGGTTCAGCGATGAACGAGGGGATGATACCGACGAAGAAGACAACGCTGTGGAAGGAAGAATTAGATTAGGTCCACGCAGAAGACCGCGAAAG GAGAGTCCTCGAGCACCGACACCAGACACAGAATCAGAGCAACCGACCGACACCGAGCTATCCGAGCCAAAGACAGGTTCCTCAGCGACACTGGAGCAACGAACGCCTACTCCAGAAACAGAAGCAGAGCTAGACGAGGCCGAAGTCGCGGAGGTAACCCTAAATGCTGAATCCATAAACGAGTCACCA TTGATCCCAGGAAGTCCACAAGAATCGCTAAATCCCCTGGACCAGGCTCTGACAAACGTCATCCAGAATCTCATAGGAATCGAGAGCAGTATAAACGTGACGTCAGCAACCTTCGAAGCTGCAAACGATGAAAGTGTGACAGAAGACATCAAGGGCGATCATATGGTACCAACCATCGAATCTTGGTCTACAAGTCTTCCAGAGCCTGAAGGAGTCATCGTGAAAGACGCCAACAAAGCTTTCGGTCTCAATGCTCCAGTACAAACTCACAGTGGATCGTCATCGATCGCAATGGAAGATGCTCGAAGCACGACGAATACGGACggtgagaaagaaaagaacgaagacTCCTCAAAATTGTCCACATCCTATGTACCTAGTGCAACCAGTGTAGTCAACACACAGCCTGTGTTCTCTATTGGGCCCTTTCCTCCGTCCAGCGTGGCACCTTCGATCGTGAAAAACGTCCAATTCAGCGATCCCTTGATCGTCGGTCCATCTAATCGATTTTTTGCTCCAGTTTTCGGCGCGTCGTTGTCAAACGGACAAGTTTCCTCGTCTTTCGACACGCCGACAAGCGAGGATGTGGTGGGTTCTAAGGAAAAACGACCCACCAAACCAATGGAAAGCGTTGTCGATTCGGATAACGTTTCTGTGGGCTCTTCGTCGAGCATAGAGACTGTCAAAGAGTTTGCCACGACAGAATCTGCTTCGTCGAGTTCACCAGGTGAAACTGGAAAACGAGACGCGAGTTCGGCAGAAGCTGGTGGATCTGAAAAACAGGAAGACAGGAAGGTTCCTGGTGCAAAGAGTAGGACACCGGAAGAAGCTTTAGCTGCCAGGGAAGATAGGTTGAAAAGATTGGAAGAGCAGGCGAAATGGTTGATGAATAAAATGAACGCGACCAATAGAAGAGGTTCTGCGTTGAGTACTAGGTTAGAGGAGCTTCATGAAGTCTATGGGGAACCGCCTGTTCCTCCTCCCATGCCTGATGTCCTACCTAGTCGAAGGTTAAGGACTACTTTGTCGGATCTACCTCGTCAG ttaCAGAACGACGTATCTGATGACTGTGTTATTGTTCAGGTACCTGAATCATCGACCACCGAGGACGCCAAAAATACCGAGAAGCCCGACTCGAGTGGCGTTCCTAACGAACCACCACCCGATAACGCGTCTTGA